AAgtatgaatattttgttagacaccattaactagcattaaactgagtaacgtttcttattatgtttacctccaccacaaatagtatctatgaactgtatgagttttgccactggccgttttaaaagcttattagcaagtaatatgttGCTAGGcaccattatattgtgttaaactgagcaacgtttcttactaagttaacctccaccacaaatagcatctatgaactgtatgagttttgccactggccgttttaaaagcttattagcaagtaatatgttGCTAGGcaccattatattgtgttaaactgagcaacgtttcttactaagttaacctccaccacaaatagcatctatgaactttatggcttttgccactgtccgttttaacaccttattagccattcgtgaatgacatggatacaataactactgtatcaatataggtgacaataatgGACATTTTCGTCAAGTAAAAatacaagagaatcgtgtagccagcaaggtttatGTTTATCCTGAACAGCTAATTAGCTATTTGGGAATGAcgtagatacagtatctatcaacataggtgacgataactagtgatcgccattcaaggcttcattcgcattattttagcagcaggatattatgctggcagagCTCAGATTtactttatcacaataaaacccataattgaaatgtataaggcaaaatagttaatctagtctgaaaaagaacagacaagaataacattggaacagacatcaaacataaaatgtacagactagattgttaactatattaacttatatagttcaatgaaaaataatctgagttagcactgctagcataatatcctgctgctacaaGAACGGTAATggagcctcgaatggccatcactaatgatAACTGacctttttgtcaagtgaaaagacgagagaatcgttaagccagcaaagtgtgtcaatcctgaacaaatcctaatatccaccagaaccgttttattttaggcttcctattacatagctatgtaaagttgtagccagcgaagttttttctgtcctgaacctcaggcataatgcgcTTTGACTGTTACAGGAGGCGAATGCGGGACATGTTGTTCCAGAACCcttgtctctaaccactacgctgtttaataaggggtagtcagtcagtcactcagtccataacagacattcgctctttctagccggctccgcttatgcggtccggcaaaaacacaCCAAAGTTGGTTACTATAACAAATAGCCTTATGTTAATTCAAAACCAAATGATTATTACTACAAACTTGAATACTGCTGTCACTACCACTACTATCTCACATCCAAAAATCAATCACACCAAAGTTACTccagaaaatataaatttctAGTTACCTAACAATAACGTCCATACTCATTCACAAGTTATATTTTCAGTGCTCAAAAGAAATCTTCAATTTGTAAATGGTATAAAAAGGCGTAAAGGAGCACCTTAGAAAGTACCCTGCCTCACCTTGACAAACTGTGTGATGATCCGCTGCGGACATCCACTTCCTCCCTTGGTTCTGAGCTGATGCCTCATTAGGTAGCCCATGGCTCGGATTCCACTAGTGGCTATGGGGATCTGGGTGGGAGATAAGATAGGTTAGTGTTTATCCAGAAAGTGGGAATAAGGAGTTTAAAAAGCCAATCCTTCTAGAGTACGGCTGAATGGAATGAGTAAACTCCGGGGAGGGTTACAGCCTTAGATGGGAACCAATGTTGTTGATTCGTACCCTGTCTGCAGTGGCACTGGCCAGGATGGCCTCCACTACAGTTGAACTGTACTCCTCCCCACACAGACTTTCAGGGGCAGACTTGACTGCAATGGCCAAAGCCATACTGCGACCGTGCCTCACCATCCAGTCCACACCGGAGATGTCAGCTATAAGAGAAGGGACCTCGTTACTACATCACACATATTTCCATGTAAAATGTTAGTCTCCTTACTAGAGTAAAGTTTGGGTTCTGCTAGAATGCATGTAGtattagcatgctagctaataCTGAAGAGTAGTGATTGCGTTAACCAGGAAACTGGACATACaagatattaaaatattatccAGATCTCAGGGGAGGTACATAAAGGGCTTAATTGTTTTAAGCCCTTTCCTTTTCCTGATTGAGAAATCATGTTTCATTTTTGAAAAGTGGATGCTTGTGGTACAGGGTGGCATGTGGTCTAAGATCTTACCCAGGATGTGCTGAAGCAACACACTTCTCAACTCCTCTTCAGACAGAAAGGCACACAGCTCTCCTACGCAACCAGCTGAGGACATGCGCGTAGCATcctacacacgcacagacaaaGACTTCAGATGGGGACGCCGTGAAACCACTTCCTGCTAGACTAGCGGAAGCCAAGTAGGAAGTCTGATCTGATGTGAAACTTAACAAGGCACCTGAAAGATCCTGTCACATGGATCCCAACATTTGCCAGATTCAGTACTTAAACCTGAAGACACACTAAGCCAGCGGGATCAACTGGAATTGTTCTGTCCTCAATTCTAATCATTACCACTAATAGAGAACCTGAGATGGAAGATCAGTTGTCAGACTAACACATCTGCTGCATTCATACATGCTCAAGTCAATGTAGCAGCTCATAGAAATACCTCATCATGACCCAGCATGCTCAGCAATGTGGTAGTGATGTTCTTCCTTATGGCCGGGTCAACCTTTGACCCTGCTCCCTGTATTACGAAACGTAAGGCTTGCAGCATGGTCTCTCTGAAACAAGAGAGCAGAACACTAGGCTCAGAGAGGGATGATTCAGTCAGAATGACTCTGTTTGGTTTTGTCAGTGTGAAAGACTTCTGGGTTTCCTACCTGACTCCGGAGTCCTCCGCTGTGCGGATAGCAGAGAGCTGCTCTGTAAACAGGGGATCCACCTTGCTGTGGATGGACACCAGTTGGCCCAGGGCCTCAGCCGCCCTCAGCCTGACTGCCCGGCTGGAGTCCTGCAGAGCCTTCAGGAAGGTGGTCTGGAGCTGTGGCAGGAAAGGCTTCAGGGCTATGCCCACCTGGAGAGAGGGCAGAGACGGGCAGGACCAGTTCAAATCACATTAAAAAGCATTTCCACAGGAAGGGACATTTGTTCTTCATTTCATTCAGTAACTTCATTAGTCCGACACCCTTTCAGCAGACACTGACCTTCGCCAGCAGCAGGGTGAGTGTCTCCAGCAGAGCCGTCTTCACGGTCCAGGCGAAGCGGTCCCCGAGGATACGGATGAGCGGTCCGGTGATGTTGACCACGGAGGGTCGTAGAGCCTCGGCGGAGGTCAGCTTAATGACTCCTCCCAGGGCTTTGGCCGCCTCCTCCTTCTGTTCCGGGCTGCCCGTCAACACCCCCTCCCTCAGCACTGGCAGAATGCAGGTCACCCCCTGGAGAAGAGAAATAACATCCATCAAAAGCCGTCCGCCATCCGCCCCCCGTCGGGGGCACAGCATAGGGTGATCAGGATTAGACACTCACCTTTTTGGGGAGACAGAACCCAGGCAGATGCTGACCCTTGACCTCTGAAGCCACTGACCGGATGTCTTTGTGTAAGTCGTCAATCATTGCCAGTTGACTGCCAGCGTCCAGTTTCTACACAAATTAAACAACAGTTTAACTCGGCACGGATACAAACCATGTTGCTTAACTAGTCTACCCATTTGCCTTTAGTGACCTAGCTGAATCAGTTCTGTGTCCAGTACCATAACACCTGCAGAATAAACCCTGACAATCTCCTTCCCTAACCCTTGCCTTGGTGATGGAGTTGATGGCGTCCCAGCTCTGCACCAGGACCTCGGGGTTGGAGTCGTTGAGCAGGCGGATGAGACCCGACAGGAGGCTGCGCGTGTGGGCACTGTAGTCCAGGCGGGTACGGGAGAAGTACCCGTTGAGGATGGTGGCGGCCGCCTGCCTGAGACCAGCGTCCGGTGACCTGGTGGCCTCCAGGAGGTCCTCGATGATGATACGCTGACCCACGTCGTCTTCCACGGAGAGGATCACAGCCTGGCAGCTGGCGAGCTCCTagagaggtcaggggttataCGATCATCACCAAGTGACACCTGGCGCTCTGTAAGAACTACGCTCATCGTTATCCATTGGAGACGAGTGCACAGACACCACTGCCTTGACTGCAATATAAACCGTCAACACGGACAATAAACCATCCTCTTGTAATCCTGAATAACGTACCTGTTGTCCCTCCTCTGTTCCAAGCTTGTCCTTGAGAGAGGAGTACAGGGCGGGCAGGATGACCCCTAGGTGtcgggtcagagcatctccagcCACGGCAGACAGGAAGGCCAGCACACGCGTGTTCACAGGAGGAGCAGTCAGCTGAAAGGAGGACAGCACTCACATTAAAATCACACTGTACGCTGAGCATCGGCATGGTACAGAAATCTAACGGTTGGTGGTCTGTTTAATGCCGGGATAGGTTACCTTGGGAACCAGGTAGGGCAGCACCGAGCGACTCTTCACCGCCATCACCTGTTTCAGACCGTCCAAAGCAAACTCGGCAGTCTCCTCGTCATCCTACATGGACAAACATTCATCAGACTTATTGGCAGACATGCTAGTTTGAAAAAGCATGAGGTGTCCAGGGGGCGTGAAGGGTGGTTTAGGAAGCCCTGCTATACAGAAGGATCACAatagtgtttatgtgtgtgaggGTTCGCCTGTAGCTTCCTGTCTCACCAGCTGTTTGAGCAGGGCAGGCAGGATGTCGTCCAGCGCCTGGTGGCCGATGGTGGCATGGAGCTGCTCGAAGGTTTTAGCTGCGGCTTCTCGTACCTCTTCCAGGGGGTCACAGAGTGCCTTCCGCACCGTGgggaccagggactccgagaaTATCAGCACCTGGTTACATAGACAAAGTCACATCACCTAGCAACAACCCAGATCTACCCGCTGCTGTGGATACGTCCTGTGGCTCTCAGGTGAACTGAGGGAGGACAGAGTGAGCAGGCCCAGTCTGAGGAGGTACTGACCGCGTCCCGGCTGGTGGACTTCATGATCTCACTCAGGCCGATGCACACGCCCTGCCTCTCATCACTCTTGTCTGAGCGCAGACCCTCCTCCAGGATGGGGATGATCTCCGGGAGGATCTTCTCTCCCAGTTTACGGACCAGGTCTCCAAGGGTCCTGGCAGCGATCTGGGAGCACAGGGGGAGGTCACGCTCCGAAGACACTCAGTTTCAGACAAAATGTGAAACACGAGACGAGAGGAAGTCCCATGTGCTAATTCCCCGGTAGTTACCGTTCTCTTGTCGGGGCAGTCGGAGGCCAGGAAGCCCAGCAGCAGACTGAAGAGGGTGGGCAGGATCTCCCGGAGGGTGCGTGGCGTGTTGGACACCACGATCTTCCACACGTGCAGGGAGGCCTGGCGCACCACCAGCTGGGTGTCAGAGCGGCCCATGTATAGGCCAGACAGGACGCGGTTACGCCTCTCTCCGCCCAGGGCCCCGATGATAGCCTGgggagagaaggatgagagCTCAGCCCAACGCCACTTTCTTTACGTCCCTTAGGCCATGCACCTCCACATAAACCACCGTCTCCACAGGAAAATCTGATATAGTTGTGTAAATACTTTGTTGGACTGCGCCGTGCCAAAGTTGTCGTCCTCGGAGGCGGTCTCGGTGGTCATCTTGCCGGAGACTCCGGAGATGTGGAAGAGCAGGTCTCCCAGCAGCTGCACAGAGCTGAACCTGTGGACCAGAGAGGACAGGGGGCTCAGTCATGTTATCGTCACGGCCAACAGACTGCATGACACCCAAACGGGGTAAGACGGATGACGGGTGGAGGTCCGACCTGATCCTCCAAAGGTCGTCAAACAGGCCCTGTTCCAGCTCGGGCAGCAGCAGGGCGATGGCGGTCTCGGCGTACATGCTGATGATGCGCTGGCCCGCTCGCAGAGCGGTGTCTCTCACATACTCGTTCTCATCGGCCAGAGCCTGAGGTGAAGAGCGGAGTGAGTGGCGCTCacaacagagaggaggagatcaGGGGTGAACGGAGGGCGCCCCCTACCTTGAGAATGCAGGGGATGATGGGGCCGACATAGGGGGTGAACCGATCCCCGAAGGTGAGGGGCAGGTAGATGAACATCATGATGTAGCCGTCGCGGACGTGGGAGGCGATGTCCACCTTGCTGGCGGTTTGCACCACGTCCGGCATCAGCTTGTCCAGCTTCTCCACCCCCAGGCCGGCCATCACCTCAGCCAGGCCTTGTGCAGCACCGGAGCGGTCCACGGAGCTCTGCTCGGACGCCAGGGTCTCCATGAGCCAGGGTAGGAGGTCGTCGAAGCAGGACTCGCCCATGCCCTTCACCATGGCGCCCAGGGCCTTGGCCGACACCGTACGCAcctgggagaggaagaggaggagcaccGTCAGGGAACCAAAACGCATCAACCGGGTGTTTGCTGAGCTTTTAGGAGCAGGCTCATACCTCAGGCACGGGGTCCAGCAAAGAGGCTTTGAGTCCAGGAATAACACTGGGCAGGTATGGAGACAAgtcctgcaacacacacacacgtcgaCCGTTAGGAACACGTTACAGAAGGGACGATTGTTCCGAGATCATCCAACAGTGACGTGTTGTACGCCTCAACCTCGGCACCGCGGGCTACCTTCTGGTCAGTGAGCGAATACATGTTGCCGATGATCTGAGCGGCCATCTTGCGGGTGTCAGTGGAGCGGTCCTGGAAGGCCCTCTGGACGATGGGCATGATGAGGGCCAAGGAGGGAGCGTCGATGAAGTGGACGAACTTGGTGTCCAACAGGGTCTGCAGGCAGTTCTGGGTCTTCCGGGAGGGTTCAGTGAGGGCATCcagcaggatgggggtgatggctGAGGGGTACGGGAACACTTGTTAACTATCCGAAAACCCCCATGGGTATTAACCGTGCAGCCGTACGTGATTATTCTGACGTAACCAGATGTTCTACGTTCTAAATGTCAAAGCGGGGCCCCTCACCCAGGATCTCAGGGTTGCGGATGACAGAGCCGATCTGTCGTAAGGCCTGCTGGCCGGCATTCTGCACTTTGACATGGGAGTCGGTCAGCACCTCGGTCAGCTTGGGCACGATGCTGGGCAGGCAGGAGGACAGCTGCTTAGGGGCACAGTAGGCCATGGCACCCAGGAGCTCCACAGAACCTGGAAGAGATGGGAtgggggagaggcagagaacAATTGGGAGCAGTGCAAAGGAAGGGATTTGATTAGTCTCTGGGGACTTCTGAATGCCTTCATCTGGGATAACATAGGACGGCTCCCTGAAAAGGCAcatgatgcagtgtgtgggccCTCACCCGCTTTGGTCCTCCAGGACTCCTCCTCCAGAGCCACCAGCAGGGAGGGCAGCACCAGCTTCACCCCGTGGGCACTCAGGTTCCTCATCACCGCCTTGGCACAGTCATCTGCCGCCTGGGACGCGGCACGGAGAGAGGTCAGGGCAGGCACAGGAAGTGAACGGGACAACTCTTAGGTGGAAATGTGGCGCTGGGTGAGAAGTGCGTAAGAAAGTGGAAGTGTGATGGGAAGCGGGAGTCCTGACCGACCTCTCTGACATACTGGTTCCCGTCCCcgaagcagaggaggaggtgaggaagcACATGGACCACGTAGGGCTCAAACAGCTTCCCCAGCATGTTACACAGCATCTCAAAGGCAAACAAAGCCCCTGGAAAAGACAAGACagtcagaaaaacacaaactaaACCATCGCCGAAACCAAGCAAACAGCGATGAGGTGCTGACCCTCTCTGCGTCTGAAGTTCTTCTTGTCCTGGATGGCGTCGGTCAACGTGCTCATGATGTCCTGCTGCTTCAGGGCCAGGATGCCCAGGCCTTTGACCAGGCCGGCCAGGCCGTAGGCAGCACCCTTCCTCTCGGCATACTTGTCACTCtccaggaggagctggaggagcttCCTCGCCATTCCCCCAGCATCCTCCTTTATGGCAGGGACCAAGGGGGGTAGACAGCTGGCGACGGACTCCTGGACCTGGGAGAGGGAGGAACGACACCGATAGGGCCACGTTTAGCACCTGCTGAGGCCCACCTGTCAGAGTGAAAGGTCACTGCCTATGTTAAAGAAGCCTGGATGAAAAGTATGGAGAACAATCACAGGGTTCCAGTACCTGCTgtgagggggtggagagagctGTGATGAGCTTGGCCACGATGGGTTTGACCTTAGGGTCACTCTTGTCCAGATGTTTAGCCAGAGATCCCATTAGGATGACCACACTCTGGCGGACCGAGTCGTAGCTGGCGTCCTGGGGGGCGTCCTTTAGAAACTCCTCAAACACCGGGAGCAGGGAGCTCACGTTTTCCTAGAACACAACAGACGATGTGGTGCTTAAAGGCCACAAAAACGGTAGGAGTCCATTGAGAAAGAAGCCATAGCACGGGGTGACAGGAGCTCAGCGTGTTAGCATggaggagacagacagtgggGGTACCTTTCCATGTGTGTTGAGGGCAGAGAGGGCAGCATCCAGCATGCAGCGCCGCACCTCAGGGTGACGGTCATTCAGGGCGTCAGGAACAAAGAACAGGAAGAGAGGGGTGACCTGGGGCTCATCCAGATACTGAGACAGCTTGTTCAGAGCCAGGGCGATGCCACACCTGAAGACACCCACACAAAACCATCATCGTTATTACCTTCAGTTTACAGTGGAACGAGCATGTTACTGTGTGTAGAGGCGGAGTGGGGTGTTACCTGGCTTCCCATTGGTCAGGTGCTTGTTCCGAGATGACACGCCCTAAAGCATCCAGGACAGGAGGGGGTCTCTGTGGAAACCGTTTCACATCAGGTCATTGCGGGTCTTGTAAGGATTAACAATCAGATGAACTAATAAACTCATTTAAATGAATGGAGTTGGACTCTCATGTCAAAGGGTCTGAAAATGGGTCTTCAAATCAGTTTTATTTCCAGTTGGCACAAATTTCTATAAAcgtgttttggttttgttataaTGGGGTAGTGAGTAGATTGCTAGCAGGAAAAAAATTCTATAATAGTAATTATAgtccaaaacacaaaatgtggggtctgaatattttctgaagGCAATGTAACTGGTCATGTTCATGTAGCCCATTAGCCCATACAGCTGTTAGAAGGATGGTTGCCATAATGGAGAACAGTGAATTAGTAAAGCACCATGTGTGCATACATTTACCAATTCTTTCACCATTTGGCTACAACTAGCTGTTCGAGGTACCAATTTTCCTACCAGTGCAAATATAATAAGATAAATGAGAACCTCAATCTCAACTAAAAGAATGAATAGTTTTTCATTCAAATGATCGTGACTGGAAGCCTGTTGGTAACCCAAGGCAGGAGGGACACAGATGACTCACGTAGAGTTTCTCATGGTAGAGCTCATTGAGCTGGCCCAGGACGGTAGGGGCCTGGTCCCGGTACTGATTGATTGCGCTGGACAAGGCCTCCGCCCCGGCAGAACGCACAGCCTCCTCATGGTGGGTCACATCCCCAATGAGCAGACAGCACAGCTCAGGAACCAGCTCCAGGCACAGAGCATCCCACAGCCTGGGGGAAGGGAAGAGGGTTGAGTCAGCAGCCGAGCGACGGGACCCGAGGGAACGTTACGCAACGGGTCAGGGAGAGGGGCCCACTCACCTCTTAGCCAGGGTCCTGCCCTCCTCCTCCACGTCAAACCTGGACACCCACAGCCGACGGAGGACACTCAGGCCACTGGGATCGGTGCTTTCTGTAGGCAGAGCCATTTCCATCTCCAACAGTCCCTGGACGgagagagacatgcagacacacagagaggaggTTAACACACATCCAACGGTTCAGCGCAAGGCACAGACCACTAACACGCCTGCCCGTCTCACCCGGAGAGCAGCGTCTCTGACAGAGAAGCAGGGGGAGAGCAGAGCCTCCAGCAGGACGTCGATCTCATTCTGATCCGCCAGAGCACAGCCCTTCTCTCCTCCCGCGCTGGCACACACTGCCGTCAGACACTGGGAGGCCAgcacctggagaacacacacacacacacacacacacacacacacacacacaggtatgtatggctataaaatacaaattgcatgctccctttcCCTAAAATCTTAAACCTAAAGCTTGCCCAAACCCTAatgtaaccctaaaccttacctcaataaagtaaaatatatgcctaaactttacctagatgtaatgcctaaccttaaccaacaaggactggaccttaaagaaaccccaattctcaaactccaaaatgaattgtaagtttgaccctaaaccctgagccagatATAGACTTACCTCATGGGGACtggcaaaaggtccccatgagtcaaATGATTCTGgctttactatactcatgggaaCATTTGGACCCCTTGAGTATAGTTAGAACTAAAAAACATGCAAGCACGCACACAGTACATTTGAGTGACAACTTGACTGGTTAGGGCTAGTGTGTAAATGCAGTGGAAGAAaaggtgtgtgtacctgtagTCTGGGTGAAGCAGTGGCGATGACTCTGGTCAGGAGTAGAAGAATACTGTGACGAGGTAACAGCTCAGGACCATTCTTAAATACAAGACACACAGGAGCAGGGAAAGGCATATGATGGCCGACCATAAAAAAACGACAAGAACATAAATAACAGATGAAATGTCCCGTATCTCTGAAAGATGATCAACTCTTACCTCATCGATGAGTACATCTGTGGTGTCGACCTCGGCACGGAGTTGAGCGTGCACATTGATGACCTGCAGTGCACGGACCATCATGTTCTCAGTGTCGTCAGTGCTGTCGGAGGAGTTCCTGAGGATGATG
This portion of the Esox lucius isolate fEsoLuc1 chromosome 13, fEsoLuc1.pri, whole genome shotgun sequence genome encodes:
- the gcn1 gene encoding eIF-2-alpha kinase activator GCN1 isoform X1, which gives rise to MTGKMAADTQVSDALKRFAVKVTTASVRERREILGELEVCISGKELPEPAIKGLCKLFCLTPHRYRDAASRRALLSVISLLAKSQPDILATSLLHCLLNCGVISKNGAPSKSTGSAAFSGLSWTCLLVRSVFSTPEKREGPVWKKMVEVQSLLLAEVVGGAQATALKSTLKNLSHLWKENPGLADQYISTLLSLEQNSSSLVLLAVCLDFCTTHKDIATVEKHKSALLDLYVKTVLMSKTRPHQHILEKSGSLLRHVSHSEFRDLVLPAVQKAMLRSPENALQTVSCLLASVTLDLSQYAMDIGKGIASQLKANNPQLMEQAVQAMQNLVQQCSDPSAVQDVVTHLFSILGGSEGKLTVVAQKITVLSGIGSCSHHAASGTSSQTLSSAVAVLFIPYLQQEVHEGTLVHAVSVLSQWTGRLTVEVPKALLDWLKKAFTLKASTSAVRHAYLQAMLGAFKGDTLGQASDLVPLLLQTVEKAATQNSQLSLLSEAVAAAVLLSRLSLLQNQTEAKYAGFWTLILDEKKPLFTTEKFLCQASEEALCTVIQLCERLFLDQSHRLTNGKSQMYHRATVAVLLSRSWRVRKRAQQTVRKLLSSLGGSSLAHGLLGELRVVINKHKVLPQEVLLAESGELSEAGKAYTPPRILLEALNVVCSVAAQWNDPTEADKMAMEMIIVSHHPSIVEARPGIWPQLLSSMNINANEFIDKNLNDILPRLLEANADNEAVRNAVGALSGLSPVKLLPRVMGNVTQSLSNSALLQVTRQEYAIMLTPEGELYDKSIIQSAQQESTKKANMKRENKAYSYKEQIIELELQEEIKRKKGIKDEVQLTSKQKEMMQAQLEKESSIRKRLQGLDMELQSAVGLLDALLIQKPPHISWHLPGVLQALLPLLHSPLAAPRVHQTFLAIGTCLMPTELRYLAVLVGQVTLRLMKPECNLDPAWGQEDLDTATQRTVGLLHMHTVPHREARTGDMAPLSAPAFSFCFPLLNIILRNSSDSTDDTENMMVRALQVINVHAQLRAEVDTTDVLIDENGPELLPRHSILLLLTRVIATASPRLQVLASQCLTAVCASAGGEKGCALADQNEIDVLLEALLSPCFSVRDAALRGLLEMEMALPTESTDPSGLSVLRRLWVSRFDVEEEGRTLAKRLWDALCLELVPELCCLLIGDVTHHEEAVRSAGAEALSSAINQYRDQAPTVLGQLNELYHEKLYRPPPVLDALGRVISEQAPDQWEARCGIALALNKLSQYLDEPQVTPLFLFFVPDALNDRHPEVRRCMLDAALSALNTHGKENVSSLLPVFEEFLKDAPQDASYDSVRQSVVILMGSLAKHLDKSDPKVKPIVAKLITALSTPSQQVQESVASCLPPLVPAIKEDAGGMARKLLQLLLESDKYAERKGAAYGLAGLVKGLGILALKQQDIMSTLTDAIQDKKNFRRREGALFAFEMLCNMLGKLFEPYVVHVLPHLLLCFGDGNQYVREAADDCAKAVMRNLSAHGVKLVLPSLLVALEEESWRTKAGSVELLGAMAYCAPKQLSSCLPSIVPKLTEVLTDSHVKVQNAGQQALRQIGSVIRNPEILAITPILLDALTEPSRKTQNCLQTLLDTKFVHFIDAPSLALIMPIVQRAFQDRSTDTRKMAAQIIGNMYSLTDQKDLSPYLPSVIPGLKASLLDPVPEVRTVSAKALGAMVKGMGESCFDDLLPWLMETLASEQSSVDRSGAAQGLAEVMAGLGVEKLDKLMPDVVQTASKVDIASHVRDGYIMMFIYLPLTFGDRFTPYVGPIIPCILKALADENEYVRDTALRAGQRIISMYAETAIALLLPELEQGLFDDLWRIRFSSVQLLGDLLFHISGVSGKMTTETASEDDNFGTAQSNKAIIGALGGERRNRVLSGLYMGRSDTQLVVRQASLHVWKIVVSNTPRTLREILPTLFSLLLGFLASDCPDKRTIAARTLGDLVRKLGEKILPEIIPILEEGLRSDKSDERQGVCIGLSEIMKSTSRDAVLIFSESLVPTVRKALCDPLEEVREAAAKTFEQLHATIGHQALDDILPALLKQLDDEETAEFALDGLKQVMAVKSRSVLPYLVPKLTAPPVNTRVLAFLSAVAGDALTRHLGVILPALYSSLKDKLGTEEGQQELASCQAVILSVEDDVGQRIIIEDLLEATRSPDAGLRQAAATILNGYFSRTRLDYSAHTRSLLSGLIRLLNDSNPEVLVQSWDAINSITKKLDAGSQLAMIDDLHKDIRSVASEVKGQHLPGFCLPKKGVTCILPVLREGVLTGSPEQKEEAAKALGGVIKLTSAEALRPSVVNITGPLIRILGDRFAWTVKTALLETLTLLLAKVGIALKPFLPQLQTTFLKALQDSSRAVRLRAAEALGQLVSIHSKVDPLFTEQLSAIRTAEDSGVRETMLQALRFVIQGAGSKVDPAIRKNITTTLLSMLGHDEDATRMSSAGCVGELCAFLSEEELRSVLLQHILADISGVDWMVRHGRSMALAIAVKSAPESLCGEEYSSTVVEAILASATADRIPIATSGIRAMGYLMRHQLRTKGGSGCPQRIITQFVKCLQNQSSDIRLVSERVLWWVFKEETTPSLEPTLIKPLVKSLLDNTKDKNTSVRAQSEHTIISLLRLRQGEETMQSVSAILDSASNDLLSDCHRRSLKKISSLPDSNEEIDDTILT